Genomic DNA from Deltaproteobacteria bacterium:
GTTATTGCAGTAATACTTTTAAAAATGGTATGGCAGCCGTTTAAAACAGGCAAAATAACCGAAAAAGAGATTGAGACAGCGGCATTTACCACATTCCTGTTCGGCAGGATGATAGGGTGCGCAGCAGAAATAGACGACCATATAAACCGAGGCAGAAACATGGATACAAGGACAGCGGCAAGCAGTTGCGTGTTTGTAGGGTAGCCGAGCGTTTACAGATTATGGTTTGCTATTTTCCAACTTCCACTCCAGTTTCGCCTTTCCTACCGCACCTGTTAGGACAAGTTTAATAGATTTGGATGAAGGGGAGGGGAATGGTTCTTTGCCAGCAGGCAGATACTTTGGGAATTTTATTGTATAGCCATAACTCCAGAGGTCCATATAGGGGAAAAACTCTCTTATAAGAGGGTTATTTTCATCCACCCTTGTTATTTCAATGGGAGTGACCCTCTCCCCATTTTCTCCTTCCATGTATATATTCCAGATAGAGTCCTTTTTATCAAAGTCATTCCATTTCAGTTCCGGGGTATAGATGCTCAAAAAGAATTCGTTAAATCTTTCGCTGGTTTCCTTTTCTCTGGCAAGGATATTTTCTTTCTGCACAGGGTCCAGCATATACCTCCTTGCATATTCATCTGCATACATTTCTCTCCACTGCCATGATTTATAAGTAGCATATACATATAGTTTTGTCTCAAGGTTCTCGTAGACCTTCTGATTTTTTGTCCAATAATTAAGGACTGAAGAATAGTCTTTTTTAGGTTTGCCTATAACCTCATTATTTTTGAAGGCACAACCTGTAGAGACAGTGATTAGTAAAAAGTGAATAGTGAATAGTAAGAACAAAAGCCTAAAATTTGTAATTTGTAATTTGTAATTCGTAATTGTCTTCTGTATCATCCTATCCTCCCACTATATCTTCCTTGGTAAATATTACCTCAAATCTATAGCCTGCATTTTTTATGTTTTCAGCGCCACCTTCAAGCCTATCAACCATAGCAAATATAGCAGGGACTTTCAAGCCTTCTTCTTCAGCCTTTTTTGCAGCGCTTATAGAAGATGAACCTGTTGTAACAACATCCTCAACTATGAGTACATTTGCACCTTCCTTGATATTTTTCTTCCCTTCTATCCATAAACCCAGTCCATGTTTTTTAGGCTCTTTTCTTATTATAAATGATGGGATTGGGTTCCCCTCCATGAAACTTACAATTGATATTGATGTAACAATTGGGTCAGCGCCCATTGTGGGTCCGCCTGCAGCATCTATCTTTAGTCCTGAATTTTTAATCATCTCATAAAATATCTTACCAACCAGATATGCACCTTCAGGGTGAAGGGTAGTTTGTCTTAAGTCTATATAAAAATCACTCTTCCTGCCTGAGGCAAGGACCACAGCTTTTTTTTCATAAGATTTTTTTTTTANNNNNNNNTTTTCTTTTATGATTTTAAGGAGGAACGGTTTATACTGATTTGTCATGATGATTTTTATCCCCCATTTTTATAGTTACAAATCTGCCTGCTATTTAAATAACATCATCTGAGGTTCTTCTCTTTCAGCAGAAAATCCCACAGGGTATTTTCCTGTAAAACATGCATCACAGAAACTACTGCCTGCGCCTGATACAGCCTTGTAAAGTCCTTCAATACTCAAGTAGCCAAGTGTGTCAGATGTAATATAGGTATTTATCTCAGCAGCACTATGGGATGAGGCAATAAGTTCCTGACGGGTCGGAGTATCTATTCCATAAAAACAGGGGCATATAGTTGGTGGAGAGCTTATCCTCATGTGAACCTCTTTCGCACCCGCACCCCTTATCATCTTGACAATCTTTCTGCTAGTTGTTCCCCTGACAATAGAATCATCTATTACCACTACCCTTTTGCCAGTAAGCACCTCTTTTACTGCATTAAGTTTTATCTTTACGCCAAAATGACGAATAGAGTCCTTTGGCTCTATAAATGTCCTTCCGATATAGTGATTTCTTATAAGCCCCATTTCAAATGGTATTCCTGATTTTTCTGCAAATCCTATTGCAGCAGGCACCCCTGAGTCTGGAACAGGTATTACAATATCAGCATCTATGGGATGCTCCGCTGCCAGTTGTCTGCCAAGATTTTTTCTAACTGCATAGACATTTGCACCAAATATACTGCTGTCAGGCCTTGCAAAATATATAAATTCAAATATACATGGTGTAAACCGTGTCTTATCAAAAGGCTTGAATGATTGGATGCCATTTTTATCAATCAAGATAATCTCACCCGGTTCAATCTCTCTTACAAAATCTGCCTCTATAAGATCAAAGGCGCATGTTTCAGATGCTATTACCCATGAATCTTTAAGTTTTCCTAATACCAGCGGTCTGAAACCATTCGGGTCCCTTGCAGCAACCATCCTTGTCTCTGTGAGGAAGACAAATGAATATGAACCCCTTATCATCTTCAAGGCATCTATAAGTCTATCTATAAGTGAGTTGTTTTTGGATGTTGCCAGAAGATGTATTATTATCTCAGTATCTATGCTTGACTGAAATATTGAACCATATGCCTCAAGTTCAGCCCGCAGCATAGCTGCATTTACAATATTACCGTTATGTGCAACCGCAATACTGCCTCTTGAATAGTCAACAACAAAAGGCTGGGCATTCTTAATATGGCTTTCCCCTGTTGTAGAATATCGGACATGACCTATAGCAGAACTACCCGGAAGTTTTTTTAAAACATCCTCTTTGAATATATCTGCTGCAAGCCCCATTGCCTTGTGAGAATATAGTTTTTTGCTGTCAGATGAGACAATCCCTGCACTTTCCTGTCCCCTGTGCTGCAAGGCATACAAACCAAGATATGTCAGGTTGGAAGCCTCTGGATAGTTATAAATACCGAATACACCGCATTCATCTTTATATTTATCAAACATCGGTTTATCCTTTAAGTAATTTTTCCAAAGAACCCTGCCATGCCATCCTTAATTTATTAACTGAAATATCAATCTTATCATTTATTTTGAGACAGATGCTTTATGCCTGTCTGCAATTTCCATGAATTCTTTCAGATTTTTTTCTTCAAGGGTTACGATAATCCTTGACTGGGTTTCGCCAAATAATAAAGAGTCAGTTCGGAGTTCAGAGTTCGGAGTTTGGAGTGTAGATTTAAAATTAACTATTGCACCTATATGGCCATTTGCCGGAGAAGAGATGCAGCATTCTGCTAGGGCTACTGCCAACCCTCCCTCTGACAAGTCATGGGCTGATTTGATTATACCGCTATTTATTGCCTGTAAGCATGCATCCTGAATATTTTTTTCCATATCAAGATTGATTTCAGGGGTTTTCCCTTTATCCATATTATGTATAACCTTTAGATATTCGCTCCCTCCAAGTTCTTCCATTGTTTCACCAATTAAAACAATAACATCCGCTTCATCTTTAAACCATTGTGTTACATGAAGGGTTATATCCTCCAGTAAACCAACCATTCCTACAGTTGGTGTAGGATATATAGAATTTCCTGATGTTTCATTATAAAGACTTACATTTCCGCTTATGACAGGGATTTCAAGTTTTAGGCAGGCATCCCTCATTCCCAATACTGCCTGTTCAAACTGCCACATGATTTCAGGTTTTTCAGGGTTTCCAAAATTCAGACAATCTGTAATTGCTATTGGTTTTGCACCCGAACACACAAGGTTTCTTGCTGCCTCTGCAACAGCGATAGCACCGCCTGTCCACGGCTCTAAAAAACAGTATCTTGAATTGCAGTCAGTGGTTACTGCAATGCCTTTTTTACTGCCTTTAATCCTTATAACAGCAGCATCTGAACCGGGAAGGACAACAGTATCAGTCCTGACCATATGGTCATATTGAGTATAAACCCATCTCCTGCTTGCTATATTTGGTGATGACAAAAGTGTAAGCAAGACCTCATTATAGTCAGAGGGGAGGGGGATGCTGTTCAAATCAAGATTCTGGATATCTGCCTGCCATACAGGTCTTTTAACAGGTCTTTTATATACAGGTGCATCGTCTGTTAAGTATTTTACAGGTATCTCTGCAACAGTTTTATCCCCTTCCTTTACCCTTACCAAACCATCATTAGTAACCCTGCCGATTACAGCAGCGTCCAGATCCCATTTATGGAAGATCTCTTTAACCTTTTCCTCAGTGCCGCTGCGGACAACCATGAGCATCCTCTCCTGAGATTCAGAAAGCATAACCTCATAGGATGTCATACCGTATTCCCTTCTCGGAACAAGGCATGTATCTATCTTAATCCCTGTCCCTCCCCTTGAAGCCATTTCAACTGATGATGATGTGAGTCCAGCAGCACCCATGTCCTGAATACCAACAATATAGTCTGTCTCAAATATCTCAAGACATGCCTCCAGAAGAAGTTTCTCTGTGAATGGGTCTCCTACCTGAACTGTTGGCCTTCTTTCTTCGCCGCCTTCTCCAAATACATCCGATGCCATTGTTGCACCATGTATGCCGTCTCTGCCTGTCTTAGAACCCACATACATAACAGGGTTTCCAATACCCTTTGCTACACCTTTAAAAATCCTATCATTTTTCATTATGCCGACTGTCATGGCATTTACAAGACAATTTCCATTGTATGATTCATGAAAGTATATCTCTCCGCCAACAGTTGGCACACCGACACAATTGCCATATCCTGCAATGCCTGCTACAACACCATCTATGAGGTGCCTTGTCTTTGGATGTTCTAATGAACCAAATCTTAAAGAATTCAGAATGGCTATTGGTCTTGCACCCATTGTAAAGATATCCCTTAATATCCCTCCAACACCTGTTGCAGCGCCCTGATATGGTTCAATGTATGATGGGTGATTGTGAGACTCCATCTTAAATGCCAGTGCCAGACCATCGCCGATGTCTACAATACCTGCATTCTCACCAGGGCCCTGAAGCACATATCTGCCTGTTATTGGAAAATTTTTAAGATGCACCTTTGATGATTTATAAGAGCAGTGTTCACTCCACATGACAGAGAATATACCAAGTTCCAGCAGATTTGGCTCCCTATCAAGAACCTTCAAAATCCTCTGATACTCATCGTCTGTAAGACCGTGCTGTTGTATTATGTCTTTGTTCATAAAAGGCTAATGGCTAATGGCTAATGGCTAATGGCTAATGGTTTTTCCCTTTTGCCATTTGCCTCTCGCCTTTAGCCTATTCTAAAAACACCCCCATATTTCTGAATTTGTTATACCTTTTTTCATATCTCGTCTCTTTTGATAAGGTTTTAAGTTCTGCAAGATTCCTTTTTATTATATTCTTTAATCTCTTTGCCATAGATTCTGCATCCCTGTGTGCGCCGCCCTGCGGTTCCTTTACAATTTCATCTATCACCTTAAGTTCCAGAAGGTCTTTTGAAGTCAGTTTCATTGTGTTTGCTGCAACCTCTGCCTTTGTTCCATCCTTCCATAAGATAGCTGCACACCCTTCAGGAGATATAACAGAATATGTGGCATATTCAAGCATAATAGTTATATCACCGACACCTATTGCAAGCGCGCCGCCGCTTCCACCTTCACCAATCACAACCACAATTATAGGCACCTTTAACCGTGACATTACTAATAAATTCTTTGCTATTGCCTCTGCCTGACCCCTTTCTTCAGCACCTATACCTGGAAATGCCCCGGGTGTATCAATGAATGCAATAATAGGTTTATTGAACCTCTCTGACATGCTCATAAGTCTGAGTGCTTTTCTGTAACCCTCGGGACCAGGCATGCCAAAGTTCCTTAAAATCTTTTCCTTTGTTGTCTTGCCTTTTTGATGACCTATAACCATAACTGTTTCACCATCCAGCACTGCCAGACCTCCGACTATTGCAGGGTCATCCCTGAAGTTTCTGTCCCCATGCAGTTCTGTAAAGTCGGTGAATATATTGGAGATATAATCCAGTGTATAGGGACGGCAGGGATGTCGGGCAAGTTGAGCTATCTGCCATGGCGAAAGTTTTGAAAATATACTGGCAGTAAGTTTTTCTATCTTTTTTTCAAGCCCCTGTATCTCATCTGCCAGATTCGTATCTGAAAACTGCTTAAGTTCCTCTACCTTTCTTTCAAGTTCAACAATCGGCTTCTCAAAGTCAAGATACTGCTGAAGCACCATAAATTTCCCTCCTGATAAAACGGATTTTAACATAACAGAAAATAGTGGGTTCTGCAAGAAAACAAAAGCCTTGCACGGTCTAAACAAATTTGATAGGTATAAGGTATGAATAAAAAAAAGGACATCTTTATAAAATTATTAAATGACCCTGATGAGTCCATCAGAAAATGCGCATCCAATTCAATAGAAAAGATTGAAATTAAAGAGAATATCAATATCTTTGAAAACTATATTGAATCAGGCAGCCTTACCCAAAAACTTAATGCAATCTTTGCACTTGGAAGATTAAGGGGCAGCAGGGTACTATCCATACTCTTGAAGGCAGCAAATGACCCTATAGAAGATGTAAGGGCATCTGCAATAAGGGTTCTTGGCGAGATTGGAGATAATAAGATACTATCTTCTATTATTGAGTTTTTAAATGACCCTAGTCCTGTTGTAAAAAGTGTTGCAGTAGAGGTGGCGGGCAATCTTAAAGACCCGCGTCTTACTGATTTCATTATATTAATGACGCAGTCGGAAGACCATAGTGTCGTTGAAAAGTCAATAGAGGCACTGGGCAAGATAGGCAGTGCAAAGGCAGAGGAAACATTAATCAGATTTACGCTGTCAGGAGACCCTGTTTTAAAAAGGATTGCAGTTAATGCACTTGGGGATTTGGAGGTTTAACCTCTTTTGCCATAAAACTTCCAACATTGATATCTACTATACTTGGGTCTACTGACGAGATAATCCTGAGATGATTTCCTTGTCTATCTGATGCAGAAAAGTCAATGACATGAGGGTATCCAATCTTCATGCCATCTCTGTCAAATAATAATTTGATAACAGGTTTGTAAGTATTCTGCGGCTCAACCCTTATAACTATACCAACTTCATTTGTAGATAGTCTCACCAATGTTCCTACAGGATAGACTCCGAGCATATCTGTAAAAATCTTTAATATACGAGGGTCAAAATGCGTGCCTGATAGATTCTGCATAACCTCAAGTGATGCAGCAGGCGAGCATGCCTTTTTATATACCCTTACAGTTGTAAGTGCATCGTATGTATCTATGATGGCAATTATCATGCTTGTTGATTCAAGTCTTGTTTTTACTGCAGGATAACCTGTGCGGTCATACCGCATGTGGTGCTCAAATGCTATCTGAGGTATAGCCTTGTCTATACCTTCCATCTGGGACAGTATCCTTGAGCCTAGCATAGGGTGAAGTTTAATCGCTTCCCATTCCTTTACGGAAAGTCCGCCGGGTTTTTTAATTATATCCTCATCAATATTTGTCTTGCCAATATCATGGAGAATCCCTCCCATACCAATAGAGTGGAGTTTTTCGCCTGCGTAACCTATCGCCTTACCAAGGGCAACAGATAGTATGCCGACATTAACAGAGTGATTAAACAAATAGTCATCGTAACTTTTAATCATGGTGAGGCCTATCATAGCATTGCGGTCTTCAATTACATGGCATGCAATCTCTTCCATTATATCTGAAACCTTAGACATCATTGGTATCGTATCTGACTGAACCTGTGTAAATATCTTTTTTATAACACCGACTGCGTCATTGTATACCTCAAGGGGATTTCTTTTTTCTGCTGGCAATGACTTAAATACTATCCTTTCTATCCTGTATGATGAAACAATCGTCTTAAGTTCAGAGACAGTTATTTCTTCGCTATTTGATAGTATTGCAAAAAAGTTCTGGAACTCATCTTTAGAGAAACCTCTTTCAAAGATTATGCCTTCTACCTTTATCCTATCCATCTGAATCAGGATTTCTCCAAGAAACTTAATGGAATCAATAAATGGGATGCCATTAAAAACAATCACATCCTTTATCTTGCCGATGTAAACCCTTTGCTCGTTTTTTACGATGTCTGAGAGGGCTTGGTACACCTTATCAATAGGCTGTATGATGCCGGGGTGTCCGGGTGGATATAATCTTCTGCCCTTTAATGCACTATTCAAGTTTTTCAGAATGAATTCAATCAATATGCTTTCCATATATGTCCTTATCTTATTTCTTTAAGTATTTGTTCACATTTTTCTTTTAAATGGTTTTTTGCATTTTTTAACACCGCTTCTATTGCATGGATTGCCTCTTTACCGCCTATTCTGGCAACGGCTTCTAGGGCAAGCATCCTCAATTCTTCATGTTTGTCCTTTCTAAAAAATGCCTTTGATTTGAGAATATCTATAAGCCCTGCCCATGCTGTCTTATCGCCGATATTAATAACAGCCTTTAAAGCCTCTTTCCTGATATCTGTATTATCATGCAGTATGCCCTTTTGCAGCGCCAGTGCCATCAGAAAGGGAACAGATGAGCGGTCTTTCAATGAACTCAAAAGCAATATGGTATGCAAAATTATATCTTTTTCTTTTGTCTGCAGCATCTGAATAAGTATATCTAAAGATTCTTTTAATGGGATTTTTGCAATGGCGCTCAAAACCTCTTTTTTAACCCTCATATCATGATGCTTAAGAAGTGGTTTTAATTTCTCAAGGGATCCATGGCAGCCTATATGTCCGACAAGTGAGACCATCTGCCTTACAATAAACCATCTGCCATCATGCAATAATGATTCTGCCTCTATCCTTGCATCTTCACCAAGCATGACAAGGATGTTAAAGATACCTTTTCTGATATGTATATCATCTGCCTCTATAAGTGTATTTATAAGATGACTTGCACATTCCCTGCTGGTGTTTAAAAATACCTCTCTAATAACATCTTTTTTACCTTCGTCCTTTTTGCAGAATCTTGAGATGAGATACTTAATTGTTTCAGGGGTTACAAGTTCTTTTATGCCATTTTTTGCAGCGGTTCTTTGTTCATCATTTCTATCTGTCTTAAAAAAGGCATGTTCTGCAAAGACCATGATTACAGAAAATATATCTTCCTGCTGTCCCTTCTCTGTTAAAAGAAATTTTGCCATTACAAGAATCCTGTCTAGAAGATGCAGATATTCAGGGGTCATGTATTCTTTGTCAAGTTCTAGCAGCAGTTCCAAAATCCCTTTTTCCTTTTCTTCGGAATTGTTTTCTAAAGATTCTGCCACAACTTCATGAGCATCTTTTATACGGTGGATATCGTGGACCTCGTCAGGATATTCTTTCTCCAAACTTGGTAAATTCTTTTTTCTATCTCCAAGTTCTGTCAATCTGTCCGCCAGTTTTTCATAAGGAATTTCATTAACCCATATCCCTTTTATCCCTGCCTCATACAAAACCCTTTCAATGCCGCCAAGTCTCATGATATGTTCCGGGTGCATTTTTATAATGTGTAAAAAGTTTTTCAATTCTGGCAAGGTCAAATCCATAGTTAATCTTATCTCGTTTATTCGTCTTGTGAAAAATTCCCTTCCAATACCATCAATGCCTTTGCAAGCACTGCCAATAGGCATATTGCCTTCGTAAAACCCCTTTGTATCTATCTTCCATATTATATGGTCGTCAGATTTCAAGATGAGCGCCTTCATCTCTGAAAAGGCTTTGTTTAAGATTGTATCCAGATTTGGATGCCCTTCAGGATACAAGTGAATAGCCTTGACAGTTTTAATAAATTCTATTAGTATGGGTTCGGTATTTTGCAGCATTTTGGATACATAGAATAGCAAAAAGGTTTAATATGTCAATTATGAAAATAATTTGTGAGGAGGAGATACAGTGTATCATCCTTCAGGCATTAAAAGACTTGCTATAATTATATTTGGTTTAATATTTATATCTTATTTTGTTGTGCTGTTTGCAACAGTCCCTGTCATCTCATCAAGAACTGAAACAATCTTATCACCTCCGCCTGAGAAAAGTGAGACAATACCCCCTCCCATTCACACTGCTACACTAAAAATAAAAAAAAATGATACAATATTTACCCTTCTGTCATCTTTTGATGTTTCACCATATAAAATAAATGAAGTCATATCCAGCAGTAAAAATATTTATGATTTGAAAACTATAAAGACAGATGCAGATATAAAATTTTTCTTAGAGGGCAATGAATTCAGGGGACTCAAACTGCCCATAGATGGCCTTAATTATATCATAATTGAAAAAAAAGAAGATAAATTTATTGCCAGAAAAGAGCCGATAGAATACAAAACGATATTTGCATCTGCAAAGGGGACGATAAAAAATTCATTATATGAAGATGCTGTTTCATCAGGGGTTGACCCTGATGTTATAATGAACCTTTCAGATATATTTGCATGGGAGATTGATTTTACAAGCGAGGTAAGAGAGGGCGATACATTCAAGGTGCTTTATGAAAAGAGATACCTTGAGGACAGATTCGTCAAGAATGGAAGAATACTTGCTGCGCAGTTTGAAAATAATGGAAAACTATACCATGCAATATATTTTAAGTCTAAAGATGGCAAAGATGGTTATTATGATTTGAATGGCAACGCACTCTCAAGGCAGTTTCTAAAATCTCCCC
This window encodes:
- a CDS encoding acetyl-CoA carboxylase carboxyltransferase subunit alpha — translated: MVLQQYLDFEKPIVELERKVEELKQFSDTNLADEIQGLEKKIEKLTASIFSKLSPWQIAQLARHPCRPYTLDYISNIFTDFTELHGDRNFRDDPAIVGGLAVLDGETVMVIGHQKGKTTKEKILRNFGMPGPEGYRKALRLMSMSERFNKPIIAFIDTPGAFPGIGAEERGQAEAIAKNLLVMSRLKVPIIVVVIGEGGSGGALAIGVGDITIMLEYATYSVISPEGCAAILWKDGTKAEVAANTMKLTSKDLLELKVIDEIVKEPQGGAHRDAESMAKRLKNIIKRNLAELKTLSKETRYEKRYNKFRNMGVFLE
- a CDS encoding M23 family metallopeptidase, whose amino-acid sequence is MYHPSGIKRLAIIIFGLIFISYFVVLFATVPVISSRTETILSPPPEKSETIPPPIHTATLKIKKNDTIFTLLSSFDVSPYKINEVISSSKNIYDLKTIKTDADIKFFLEGNEFRGLKLPIDGLNYIIIEKKEDKFIARKEPIEYKTIFASAKGTIKNSLYEDAVSSGVDPDVIMNLSDIFAWEIDFTSEVREGDTFKVLYEKRYLEDRFVKNGRILAAQFENNGKLYHAIYFKSKDGKDGYYDLNGNALSRQFLKSPLNFRRISSYFSRSRFHPIQRTYRPHHGIDYSAPMGTPIVTTGGGRIEFIGWKSGYGKVIVIKHNNTYKTMYGHLNSFAKGIKTGGVVKQGQVIGYVGSTGLSTGPHLHYEVRKSGTFINPLKMNISYQRVPVSARYIQDFKGTRDDLMRGLMAGVITVAQKDTVVHTD
- a CDS encoding amidophosphoribosyltransferase, which translates into the protein MFDKYKDECGVFGIYNYPEASNLTYLGLYALQHRGQESAGIVSSDSKKLYSHKAMGLAADIFKEDVLKKLPGSSAIGHVRYSTTGESHIKNAQPFVVDYSRGSIAVAHNGNIVNAAMLRAELEAYGSIFQSSIDTEIIIHLLATSKNNSLIDRLIDALKMIRGSYSFVFLTETRMVAARDPNGFRPLVLGKLKDSWVIASETCAFDLIEADFVREIEPGEIILIDKNGIQSFKPFDKTRFTPCIFEFIYFARPDSSIFGANVYAVRKNLGRQLAAEHPIDADIVIPVPDSGVPAAIGFAEKSGIPFEMGLIRNHYIGRTFIEPKDSIRHFGVKIKLNAVKEVLTGKRVVVIDDSIVRGTTSRKIVKMIRGAGAKEVHMRISSPPTICPCFYGIDTPTRQELIASSHSAAEINTYITSDTLGYLSIEGLYKAVSGAGSSFCDACFTGKYPVGFSAEREEPQMMLFK
- a CDS encoding HEAT repeat domain-containing protein, giving the protein MLQNTEPILIEFIKTVKAIHLYPEGHPNLDTILNKAFSEMKALILKSDDHIIWKIDTKGFYEGNMPIGSACKGIDGIGREFFTRRINEIRLTMDLTLPELKNFLHIIKMHPEHIMRLGGIERVLYEAGIKGIWVNEIPYEKLADRLTELGDRKKNLPSLEKEYPDEVHDIHRIKDAHEVVAESLENNSEEKEKGILELLLELDKEYMTPEYLHLLDRILVMAKFLLTEKGQQEDIFSVIMVFAEHAFFKTDRNDEQRTAAKNGIKELVTPETIKYLISRFCKKDEGKKDVIREVFLNTSRECASHLINTLIEADDIHIRKGIFNILVMLGEDARIEAESLLHDGRWFIVRQMVSLVGHIGCHGSLEKLKPLLKHHDMRVKKEVLSAIAKIPLKESLDILIQMLQTKEKDIILHTILLLSSLKDRSSVPFLMALALQKGILHDNTDIRKEALKAVINIGDKTAWAGLIDILKSKAFFRKDKHEELRMLALEAVARIGGKEAIHAIEAVLKNAKNHLKEKCEQILKEIR
- a CDS encoding HD-GYP domain-containing protein — protein: MESILIEFILKNLNSALKGRRLYPPGHPGIIQPIDKVYQALSDIVKNEQRVYIGKIKDVIVFNGIPFIDSIKFLGEILIQMDRIKVEGIIFERGFSKDEFQNFFAILSNSEEITVSELKTIVSSYRIERIVFKSLPAEKRNPLEVYNDAVGVIKKIFTQVQSDTIPMMSKVSDIMEEIACHVIEDRNAMIGLTMIKSYDDYLFNHSVNVGILSVALGKAIGYAGEKLHSIGMGGILHDIGKTNIDEDIIKKPGGLSVKEWEAIKLHPMLGSRILSQMEGIDKAIPQIAFEHHMRYDRTGYPAVKTRLESTSMIIAIIDTYDALTTVRVYKKACSPAASLEVMQNLSGTHFDPRILKIFTDMLGVYPVGTLVRLSTNEVGIVIRVEPQNTYKPVIKLLFDRDGMKIGYPHVIDFSASDRQGNHLRIISSVDPSIVDINVGSFMAKEVKPPNPQVH
- the purL gene encoding phosphoribosylformylglycinamidine synthase subunit PurL; translation: MNKDIIQQHGLTDDEYQRILKVLDREPNLLELGIFSVMWSEHCSYKSSKVHLKNFPITGRYVLQGPGENAGIVDIGDGLALAFKMESHNHPSYIEPYQGAATGVGGILRDIFTMGARPIAILNSLRFGSLEHPKTRHLIDGVVAGIAGYGNCVGVPTVGGEIYFHESYNGNCLVNAMTVGIMKNDRIFKGVAKGIGNPVMYVGSKTGRDGIHGATMASDVFGEGGEERRPTVQVGDPFTEKLLLEACLEIFETDYIVGIQDMGAAGLTSSSVEMASRGGTGIKIDTCLVPRREYGMTSYEVMLSESQERMLMVVRSGTEEKVKEIFHKWDLDAAVIGRVTNDGLVRVKEGDKTVAEIPVKYLTDDAPVYKRPVKRPVWQADIQNLDLNSIPLPSDYNEVLLTLLSSPNIASRRWVYTQYDHMVRTDTVVLPGSDAAVIRIKGSKKGIAVTTDCNSRYCFLEPWTGGAIAVAEAARNLVCSGAKPIAITDCLNFGNPEKPEIMWQFEQAVLGMRDACLKLEIPVISGNVSLYNETSGNSIYPTPTVGMVGLLEDITLHVTQWFKDEADVIVLIGETMEELGGSEYLKVIHNMDKGKTPEINLDMEKNIQDACLQAINSGIIKSAHDLSEGGLAVALAECCISSPANGHIGAIVNFKSTLQTPNSELRTDSLLFGETQSRIIVTLEEKNLKEFMEIADRHKASVSK
- a CDS encoding HEAT repeat domain-containing protein; this encodes MNKKKDIFIKLLNDPDESIRKCASNSIEKIEIKENINIFENYIESGSLTQKLNAIFALGRLRGSRVLSILLKAANDPIEDVRASAIRVLGEIGDNKILSSIIEFLNDPSPVVKSVAVEVAGNLKDPRLTDFIILMTQSEDHSVVEKSIEALGKIGSAKAEETLIRFTLSGDPVLKRIAVNALGDLEV